A genome region from Magnolia sinica isolate HGM2019 chromosome 8, MsV1, whole genome shotgun sequence includes the following:
- the LOC131254182 gene encoding chitinase 1-like: protein MASTILLSFLILSQALLLTLSPSQAAPNSKLFREYIGAEFNNIKFSDVPINPSVDFHFLLSFAIDYTTDSPSPTNGNFNIFWDSDNLSPSQINSIKAPPFDDDEVQSHYLALWGKYGNVIDSVNFQFYAYDQGTTVSQFLNYFNTQSSNYGGGKVLVSFSTDGSGGLSPENGFFTACDRLRSQGKLHGIFVWSADDSMGNGFRYDRRSQALFAGGH, encoded by the exons ATGGCTTCCACCATTCTCCTTTCCTTTCTCATCCTCTCTCAAGCTCTCCTCCTCACTCTCTCACCATCCCAAGCAGCCCCAAATTCCAAACTCTTCCGCGAATACATCGGCGCTGAATTCAACAACATCAAGTTCTCCGACGTCCCAATAAATCCATCCGTCGATTTCCACTTCCTTCTCTCCTTTGCAATCGACTACACCACAGATTCTCCTTCCCCCACCAACGGAAATTTCAACATCTTCTGGGACTCTGATAACCTTAGCCCCTCCCAAATCAATTCGATCAAGGCTC CACCTTTCGATGACGATGAAGTTCAAAGCCATTACTTGGCTTTGTGGGGGAAATATGGGAATGTTATAGACTCTGTTAACTTCCAATTCTACGCGTATGATCAGGGGACCACTGTATCGCAATTTTTGAACTACTTCAATACTCAAAGCTCTAATTATGGGGGTGGTAAGGTTTTAGTGAGTTTTAGTACCGACGGGAGTGGTGGATTGTCCCCGGAAAATGGGTTCTTCACGGCTTGTGATAGGCTAAGGAGTCAGGGCAAGCTTCATGGGATTTTTGTGTGGTCTGCCGATGATTCAATGGGGAATGGTTTCCGTTATGACCGGCGATCGCAGGCCTTGTTTGCGGGTGGCCATTGA